In one window of Chitinophagales bacterium DNA:
- the upp gene encoding uracil phosphoribosyltransferase, whose translation MIINLSEQHSLVSNWVAELRDIDVQKDRMRFRRNLERIGEIAAYEISKLLPNQVKETQTPLGIHESKVLAEQPILATILRAGLPLHQGMLNYLDKADNAFISAYRKHHRDGSFEISLEYMSCPSLENRIVIISDPMLATGASLVKTVQYMQEEGTPKEIHLVCAIAATSGLEYVQRELGTGIRIWCGDIDEELTAKGYIVPGLGDAGDLAFGTKNQS comes from the coding sequence ATGATCATCAACCTGAGTGAACAGCACAGCCTGGTTAGCAACTGGGTAGCTGAATTGAGAGACATCGACGTGCAGAAAGACAGAATGCGTTTTCGCCGCAATCTGGAACGCATTGGCGAGATTGCTGCGTATGAGATCAGCAAACTGCTGCCCAATCAGGTAAAAGAAACCCAGACGCCTTTGGGTATTCATGAAAGCAAGGTATTGGCTGAACAACCCATTCTGGCAACGATTCTACGTGCAGGTTTGCCATTGCATCAGGGCATGTTGAATTATCTGGACAAAGCAGACAATGCATTCATTTCTGCTTATAGAAAACACCATCGAGACGGTTCTTTTGAAATTAGCTTAGAATACATGAGCTGTCCGTCTTTAGAGAATCGTATCGTCATCATTAGTGATCCTATGTTGGCAACTGGTGCTTCTTTGGTGAAGACAGTACAATACATGCAGGAAGAAGGCACACCTAAAGAAATTCATCTGGTATGTGCTATTGCGGCTACCAGCGGACTGGAATATGTACAACGCGAACTGGGTACAGGCATCCGCATCTGGTGTGGTGATATTGATGAGGAACTGACAGCAAAGGGCTATATCGTACCAGGTTTGGGTGATGCTGGTGATCTGGCTTTTGGCACCAAGAACCAATCATAA
- a CDS encoding M20/M25/M40 family metallo-hydrolase: MKKLLFLLAALPFCVAAQTEEDAAFIRKLADEVLVNGKAHDLLRDLTKNIGHRLSGSPQYNKAAVWGKTEMEKMGADKAWLQECLVPNWKRGGEEVFIAEMDGRKQKRKLNALGLGNSLGSGKPVVAKVLAVQDFNELEKRKDEVKGKIVYYNAAFDQRHVQTFRAYGEMGQYRRNGASRAAKYGAVGTLIRSLGGGTDNFAHTGSMAYNDSLPKIPAAAIGLRDADFLWDMTRHTDVTVSLTTSGKFNPDTINHNVIAELRGSQFPDTYITIGGHLDSWDVGEGAHDDGAGIVQTMEILRAFKQLGYQPRYSIRFVLFANEENGLRGGQKYAEEAKAKGEKHLFALESDAGGFTPRGFGFTASPEQLAKIKAWLPLLKPYGIGDLEAGGGGADIGPLRSLGTVLAGLQPDSQRYFDVHHTHNDVFENVNKRELHLGALNMAALIYLVDKYGL; encoded by the coding sequence ATGAAAAAATTACTCTTTTTGCTGGCTGCACTGCCATTTTGTGTAGCAGCTCAAACAGAAGAAGATGCAGCATTCATCCGCAAACTGGCAGATGAAGTGCTGGTGAATGGTAAAGCACATGATTTACTGCGCGATTTAACCAAGAATATTGGTCATCGTCTATCAGGCTCGCCTCAGTACAACAAAGCTGCTGTTTGGGGCAAAACTGAAATGGAGAAAATGGGTGCAGATAAAGCTTGGTTGCAGGAATGTCTGGTGCCTAACTGGAAGCGAGGTGGCGAAGAAGTGTTTATCGCTGAGATGGATGGACGCAAGCAAAAGCGTAAACTCAATGCGCTTGGACTGGGTAATTCTTTGGGCAGCGGTAAACCTGTTGTTGCCAAAGTGTTGGCTGTACAGGATTTCAATGAGTTGGAGAAAAGAAAGGATGAAGTAAAAGGTAAGATTGTCTATTACAATGCTGCATTCGATCAGCGTCATGTACAAACTTTCCGTGCTTATGGCGAAATGGGTCAGTACCGCAGAAATGGCGCCAGCAGGGCTGCTAAATATGGTGCGGTAGGTACTTTGATTCGTTCACTCGGTGGTGGCACAGATAATTTTGCGCACACAGGTAGCATGGCATATAATGATTCGCTGCCTAAGATTCCGGCTGCAGCTATTGGTCTGCGCGATGCAGATTTTTTGTGGGATATGACAAGACATACGGATGTTACCGTGTCTTTAACGACTAGTGGAAAATTCAATCCTGATACGATTAACCATAACGTGATTGCTGAATTACGCGGTAGTCAATTTCCAGACACTTATATCACCATCGGTGGTCACTTAGACAGCTGGGATGTAGGTGAAGGTGCCCATGATGACGGTGCAGGTATTGTGCAGACTATGGAAATTCTGCGCGCATTCAAGCAGTTGGGTTATCAACCTCGCTATAGCATTCGCTTTGTTTTGTTTGCAAATGAGGAGAATGGTTTAAGGGGCGGACAGAAATACGCAGAAGAAGCGAAGGCGAAAGGTGAGAAGCATTTGTTTGCTTTGGAAAGCGATGCAGGTGGTTTTACACCAAGGGGTTTTGGCTTTACTGCTTCACCAGAGCAATTGGCAAAAATCAAAGCTTGGTTACCCTTGTTGAAGCCATACGGTATTGGTGATCTGGAAGCTGGTGGCGGCGGTGCGGATATTGGTCCACTCAGAAGCTTGGGTACTGTACTCGCTGGTCTTCAGCCCGATAGTCAGCGCTATTTTGATGTACACCACACCCACAATGACGTGTTCGAAAATGTGAACAAGCGCGAATTACACTTGGGTGCGCTGAATATGGCAGCATTAATTTATCTTGTAGATAAATACGGTCTCTGA
- a CDS encoding DNA-3-methyladenine glycosylase, producing the protein MDENALFQQKLPEAFYLRKNVLQIAQDLIGKLLVSVQEGQLVAARIIETEAYAGAVDKASHAYNNRRTTRTEVMFGKGGQAYVYLCYGMHHLFNVVTNQEDIPHAVLIRAGEIVLGESVVQHRYQAIKMEHRFGKGPGNLSKALGITTTLTGTSLQTDNLFIADDGHRIPRKQVIATPRIGVDYAGADALLPYRFIVAGHPAVSGKKTVKI; encoded by the coding sequence ATGGATGAAAACGCCCTTTTTCAGCAAAAATTGCCGGAAGCTTTTTACCTGCGCAAAAATGTGTTACAGATTGCGCAAGACTTAATAGGTAAGCTGTTAGTTTCTGTACAAGAGGGGCAGTTGGTTGCTGCGCGAATTATTGAAACAGAAGCATATGCAGGCGCTGTAGATAAGGCTTCTCACGCTTACAATAATAGAAGAACCACCAGAACAGAAGTGATGTTTGGAAAGGGCGGGCAAGCTTATGTGTATCTCTGTTATGGAATGCACCATCTCTTCAATGTTGTTACCAATCAAGAGGATATACCTCATGCCGTATTGATCAGGGCTGGCGAAATTGTATTGGGCGAATCTGTTGTGCAGCATCGTTATCAAGCTATTAAGATGGAGCATCGTTTCGGTAAGGGGCCGGGTAATCTGAGTAAAGCATTGGGCATTACCACCACACTCACCGGCACTTCATTACAAACAGATAATTTATTTATCGCTGATGATGGACATCGGATACCCAGAAAACAAGTCATTGCAACACCACGCATAGGTGTTGATTATGCCGGTGCTGATGCGTTACTACCGTATCGGTTTATTGTTGCAGGGCATCCCGCTGTAAGTGGGAAAAAAACAGTTAAAATTTAG
- a CDS encoding PorP/SprF family type IX secretion system membrane protein — protein sequence MWILRNRLIATILLLHCCYFLTAQDPHFSQFFASPLTLNPAFTGKFHGTYRIALNNRDQWPTINQAFRTSTLAADFKPLGEDRNNIWGVGVMGLADQSAAGALKFNYVSLSTAYHITLDDNGYHQLGLGFQGTFANMILNTALLSFEDQLTVDGFTGVSGETFNNATLKSRYFDLNSGILYTGSTNGSNFFYAGVSMYHVNRPKQSFTGVATELKPRTTVQAGGFFPFSDHASLHLSALQSFQAGVRETVAGGAVQLIANPLDEKPTSLYVGAWTRFKDALIPYLGVEFGDLRLGASYDVNTSALRTASSGAGGIEISLIYTRRPSTDRPVLCPKF from the coding sequence ATGTGGATATTGCGAAATAGGCTGATCGCGACAATACTGCTGCTGCACTGCTGTTACTTTCTGACAGCACAGGATCCGCATTTCTCACAGTTCTTCGCTTCTCCACTCACATTAAATCCTGCTTTTACAGGTAAGTTTCATGGCACTTATCGCATTGCCCTCAACAACAGAGATCAATGGCCCACCATTAATCAAGCTTTCCGCACATCAACCCTTGCTGCTGATTTCAAACCTTTGGGAGAGGATAGAAACAATATCTGGGGTGTTGGCGTGATGGGTTTGGCAGATCAAAGCGCAGCCGGCGCATTGAAGTTTAACTATGTGTCATTATCAACAGCGTATCACATCACTTTGGACGATAACGGATATCATCAACTTGGTTTGGGTTTTCAAGGCACTTTTGCCAACATGATCTTGAATACCGCTTTACTGAGTTTCGAAGATCAATTAACTGTTGATGGCTTTACTGGTGTTAGTGGAGAAACATTCAATAATGCCACCCTGAAATCAAGATACTTTGATTTAAATAGCGGTATACTCTACACAGGCAGCACCAATGGTAGCAATTTCTTTTATGCGGGTGTAAGCATGTATCATGTAAACCGACCTAAACAAAGTTTTACAGGTGTTGCTACAGAATTAAAGCCCAGAACAACCGTACAAGCAGGTGGATTTTTCCCATTTAGCGATCATGCGAGTTTGCACTTAAGTGCATTACAAAGTTTTCAGGCAGGTGTACGCGAAACTGTTGCTGGTGGTGCTGTGCAGCTCATTGCAAATCCACTGGATGAAAAGCCAACCAGTTTGTATGTAGGTGCATGGACAAGATTCAAAGATGCATTGATACCTTATCTCGGTGTTGAATTTGGCGATTTGCGTTTGGGTGCCAGTTATGATGTAAATACTTCTGCACTCCGAACAGCTTCCAGTGGTGCAGGTGGTATTGAAATATCACTCATTTATACTAGAAGACCTTCTACAGACAGGCCAGTGCTTTGTCCTAAATTTTAA
- a CDS encoding anhydro-N-acetylmuramic acid kinase — protein sequence MFYRAIGLMSGSSLDGLDIVFAEYEEYGGKWQYNILAADCYAYSEQWMNRLQAAIHLNAYDYMLLHTDFGRYVGEQVNQFIQAHQLEHKVQLIGSHGHTTFHVPHLGMTGQIGDGATIAAVTGINVVSDLRAMDVALGGQGAPIVPMGEKLLLAQYPFLLNLGGIANISRQGENYVAFDVCPANRVLNMLVNQLGHAYDDGGTIAASGQLNTALLTKLNALDYYQQPFPKSLANDYGTDIVFPLIQSAGLSIPDALRTYTEHIALQLGYSIAGLHAGNQPAQLLATGGGAHNHFLIQRIQAALSPLQIEVVVPDVKLINYKEALVMGLLAVLRWREENTVLHTVTGATRSSIGGAVWMGQEA from the coding sequence ATGTTCTACAGGGCTATCGGACTCATGAGTGGCAGCAGTTTAGACGGATTAGACATCGTATTCGCTGAATATGAAGAATATGGCGGCAAATGGCAGTACAATATTCTTGCTGCTGATTGTTATGCGTATAGTGAGCAGTGGATGAACCGATTACAAGCAGCCATTCACCTGAATGCTTATGATTATATGCTCTTGCACACTGATTTTGGCCGATATGTTGGTGAGCAGGTCAATCAATTTATTCAAGCGCATCAGTTGGAACATAAAGTGCAGTTGATCGGCTCGCACGGACATACCACTTTTCATGTACCGCATTTGGGCATGACAGGTCAGATTGGTGATGGTGCCACAATTGCTGCTGTAACCGGTATCAATGTGGTGAGTGATTTGCGCGCAATGGATGTGGCTTTGGGCGGACAAGGAGCGCCGATAGTACCCATGGGTGAGAAATTATTACTTGCGCAATATCCATTTCTGCTGAACCTAGGCGGTATCGCGAATATTTCCCGCCAGGGCGAAAATTATGTGGCTTTTGATGTTTGTCCCGCCAACCGCGTATTGAACATGTTGGTGAATCAATTGGGCCATGCGTATGATGATGGTGGTACAATTGCAGCATCCGGACAATTGAATACAGCATTACTTACAAAGCTGAATGCATTGGATTATTATCAGCAGCCCTTCCCCAAATCTTTGGCCAATGATTATGGAACAGATATTGTTTTTCCGTTGATACAATCAGCAGGATTGTCCATACCTGATGCTTTGCGTACGTATACGGAGCATATCGCTTTACAATTAGGTTATAGCATAGCAGGTTTGCATGCGGGTAATCAACCAGCACAATTATTGGCAACAGGTGGCGGTGCACATAATCATTTCCTCATTCAAAGAATTCAAGCAGCATTATCACCGTTGCAGATAGAAGTGGTGGTGCCTGATGTCAAACTCATCAATTACAAAGAAGCATTGGTGATGGGTTTACTGGCAGTCTTACGCTGGCGCGAAGAAAATACTGTGCTGCATACTGTAACCGGAGCAACGCGCAGCAGTATTGGCGGTGCGGTGTGGATGGGGCAAGAAGCGTAG
- a CDS encoding EI24 domain-containing protein — MFKEILIALQAYGKAHQFIKQHKLLKWILIPGLLYLILFMISMYYFGKTSNLFIEWLSLKTGLKAWLDGMNDGFLGFLFTIGGFFLWIIQMLFYFSLFKYVWLILGSPVFAYLSEKTAAIIEGKDYPFSFQQLGKDIIRGIKLALRNSLWQTVYALSILFLSVIPVIGWMTPILAILVECYYYGFSMLDYSMERHKKSAAESIYYIGQHKGLAIGNGLVFYIMHMVPFIGWVFAPAYAVVAATLSIYPLKQSTNE, encoded by the coding sequence TTGTTCAAAGAGATACTGATAGCATTACAAGCTTATGGCAAAGCACATCAATTCATCAAGCAGCACAAACTGCTGAAATGGATTCTGATTCCCGGCTTGCTCTACCTGATCTTGTTCATGATCAGTATGTACTACTTTGGCAAGACATCCAATTTGTTTATCGAATGGCTGAGCCTGAAAACAGGTTTAAAAGCTTGGCTGGACGGCATGAATGATGGTTTTCTTGGCTTTCTCTTCACTATTGGTGGTTTCTTTTTGTGGATCATTCAAATGCTGTTTTACTTCTCGCTGTTCAAATATGTTTGGTTGATTCTTGGCTCACCTGTATTTGCTTACCTCAGCGAGAAAACTGCAGCCATTATAGAAGGCAAAGATTATCCCTTCAGTTTTCAACAACTTGGGAAAGACATCATCCGAGGTATCAAATTGGCCTTGCGTAATTCACTCTGGCAAACAGTATACGCTTTGTCTATCTTGTTTTTAAGTGTAATTCCTGTGATTGGTTGGATGACACCCATTCTTGCCATTTTAGTGGAATGTTATTACTATGGCTTCTCTATGCTGGATTACAGTATGGAAAGACACAAGAAGTCAGCAGCAGAAAGTATTTACTATATCGGCCAGCATAAAGGCCTCGCGATTGGCAATGGCTTGGTTTTCTATATCATGCACATGGTGCCTTTTATTGGCTGGGTCTTTGCACCTGCTTATGCTGTAGTAGCAGCAACTTTGAGTATCTATCCGCTGAAACAAAGCACCAATGAATAA
- a CDS encoding glycoside hydrolase family 31 protein, protein MLFSAAIVVILKHQITNMLIRLGLLCSIFSCFSVFAQPVNTEKLVLTQELPEGVVRVYQFNESVYHVRVQLHGLTHQENISNAVIATPKPYGMSDVVRNADHIAIGAFRLSGLINTNQQRGLRLRLGKEERIFGAGERAIPQNRRGYRLDLNNNPWYGYAFGAENLNFSVPFILSSEGYAVLFDNPARGYLDIGKTNTDVLEYGASSGEVNCYVILGKTYPSILQQYHQLTGTQPIPPRWAFGNFVSRFGYRSDAQVRDVVARMKKDKFPMDALVFDLFWFGDSIQHTLGNLDWVNRKAWPDPKRLLTDLSAQKINPILITEPFILKDTRNFNSALPYLAKDSSGKPFMLTDFYFGYGGLLDVFRKDAQEWMWQHYAKQIGNGAKAWWTDLGEPEKHPSGVQHDLRDLGFNRLFGADEVHNMYGHYWNKMLFEQYAKHFPDTRLFHLNRSGYAGSQRYSIFPWTGDISRTWEGFKAQMPILLGMSLSGVPYIHSDAGGFAMVNQDDPELYLRWLQFAAFTPVFRPHGTALEDITPPNTKSVPSEPTFYPEPYKKAARNVIRFRYDLTPYNYTLAYEQAVNGKPLIRPMFYSNPTDSNAYKAEQQFMWGDAILVAPVIEKGAVTKQIYFPEGKWYDWMRNKSYTGGAWITDSVALNELAVFAREGSFVPTVWGFTNLEDYHTKDLNVVYFPSAKATSYTMYDDDGLTNKSWEKGAFELIEFNGQQLAASTKISIASTGGNFKGQPEVRNLRLYVADLAKKPQSVMVNGQAYKLQVYTKGRKTILQKGYAVYYPDTRMLTVVTQLKTKSALQVSVR, encoded by the coding sequence ATGCTTTTCTCCGCAGCCATTGTTGTAATTTTAAAGCACCAAATTACCAATATGTTGATTCGTTTAGGACTGCTTTGCAGTATTTTCTCTTGTTTTTCTGTTTTTGCCCAACCTGTCAATACGGAGAAACTTGTTTTAACGCAGGAATTGCCCGAAGGTGTTGTTCGTGTATATCAGTTTAATGAATCTGTTTATCATGTACGTGTGCAGTTGCACGGACTCACACATCAGGAGAATATCAGCAATGCAGTGATTGCTACACCCAAGCCATACGGGATGTCTGATGTGGTGCGTAATGCAGATCATATTGCGATTGGTGCTTTTAGATTAAGCGGATTGATCAATACCAATCAGCAGCGTGGTTTGCGTTTGCGATTAGGTAAGGAAGAGCGCATATTTGGCGCAGGCGAGAGAGCTATTCCACAAAACCGAAGAGGCTATCGCTTAGATCTGAATAACAATCCTTGGTATGGATACGCTTTTGGTGCAGAGAACCTCAACTTCTCTGTACCTTTTATACTTTCTTCAGAAGGCTATGCAGTATTGTTTGATAATCCTGCACGCGGTTATTTGGATATTGGAAAAACCAATACGGATGTATTGGAGTATGGTGCATCGTCAGGAGAAGTAAACTGTTATGTCATCCTTGGTAAAACCTACCCTTCCATCTTACAGCAATATCATCAACTCACAGGTACGCAACCTATCCCGCCCAGATGGGCTTTTGGCAATTTCGTGAGCAGGTTTGGCTATAGAAGTGATGCGCAAGTGCGCGATGTGGTAGCACGTATGAAAAAAGACAAATTCCCTATGGATGCATTGGTCTTTGATTTGTTCTGGTTTGGTGATAGCATTCAACATACATTGGGTAATCTGGATTGGGTGAATCGCAAAGCCTGGCCTGATCCTAAACGTTTGCTCACTGATTTGTCAGCACAAAAAATCAATCCGATTCTAATCACCGAGCCTTTCATTTTGAAAGACACACGCAATTTCAACAGTGCATTGCCGTATCTCGCAAAAGACAGCTCCGGTAAGCCTTTCATGCTCACCGATTTTTATTTTGGCTATGGCGGTTTACTGGATGTTTTCCGTAAGGACGCTCAGGAATGGATGTGGCAGCATTATGCCAAGCAGATTGGCAATGGGGCCAAAGCCTGGTGGACAGATTTGGGCGAGCCGGAGAAACATCCGTCAGGTGTGCAGCATGATTTGCGTGATCTTGGATTCAACCGACTTTTTGGTGCTGATGAGGTACACAATATGTATGGTCATTATTGGAATAAGATGTTGTTTGAACAGTACGCGAAGCATTTTCCTGATACACGTTTGTTCCATTTGAATCGATCTGGTTATGCAGGATCACAGCGCTACAGTATTTTCCCTTGGACAGGTGATATCTCCCGAACCTGGGAAGGCTTTAAAGCACAAATGCCCATCCTGTTGGGTATGAGTTTGAGTGGTGTACCCTATATCCACTCAGATGCCGGTGGCTTTGCGATGGTGAATCAGGATGATCCTGAATTGTACTTGCGTTGGTTGCAGTTTGCTGCATTTACACCTGTGTTTCGGCCGCATGGTACAGCATTGGAAGACATTACACCTCCGAACACTAAATCTGTTCCATCAGAGCCCACTTTCTATCCCGAGCCTTATAAAAAAGCAGCCAGAAACGTAATTCGTTTCCGTTACGATTTAACGCCATACAATTATACCCTCGCATACGAGCAGGCTGTTAATGGAAAACCTTTGATCCGTCCGATGTTCTATAGTAACCCAACTGACAGTAATGCATACAAGGCCGAGCAACAATTTATGTGGGGCGATGCTATACTGGTGGCACCTGTGATTGAAAAAGGAGCAGTCACCAAACAGATTTATTTCCCCGAAGGCAAGTGGTATGATTGGATGCGCAACAAATCCTACACAGGTGGTGCTTGGATTACTGATTCAGTTGCCCTAAACGAGCTTGCTGTATTTGCCAGAGAAGGCAGTTTTGTGCCAACAGTCTGGGGTTTCACGAATTTAGAAGACTATCATACAAAGGACTTAAATGTGGTCTATTTCCCATCAGCAAAAGCAACTAGTTATACCATGTATGACGACGATGGATTAACCAATAAGAGTTGGGAAAAAGGCGCTTTTGAACTCATTGAATTCAATGGCCAGCAATTGGCTGCAAGTACAAAAATCAGTATTGCCTCAACGGGTGGAAATTTCAAAGGCCAGCCCGAAGTACGTAATCTGCGTCTCTATGTAGCTGATCTGGCTAAGAAGCCGCAATCAGTAATGGTAAACGGACAAGCATACAAGCTGCAAGTCTATACCAAAGGCAGGAAGACAATCTTACAGAAAGGCTATGCCGTATATTATCCAGATACCCGAATGTTGACAGTGGTTACACAGCTAAAGACAAAATCGGCGTTGCAAGTATCGGTTCGTTAG
- the ade gene encoding adenine deaminase: protein MAAEKSIQGQFVDIWKEQVYPASITIADGKILRVEALSSLAPDAPYIIPGFIDSHVHVESSMLVPSEFARLAVVHGTVGTVSDPHEIANVCGMEGVRFMINNGKQTPFKFFFGAPSCVPATVFETAGASLNSTEVATLLNEPDILYLSEMMNFPGVLFKDPEVMEKIAAAHAAGKPVDGHAPGLRGEQAKQYIDAGISTDHECFTKEEALDKLQYGMKIIIREGSAAKNFEALIDLLHEYPDHILFCSDDKHPDSLAVSHINALCARAVTKGIDIFKVLKAACVNPVLHYKLPVGLLREGDAADLVLVKDLQSFEVTATYINGQLVAEKGQSFIPSVPVTPINQFDCMPITDEDLVLPADQYPQQDGLIPVMEALDGQLITNKLWLASKAQDGILLAQPEKDILKMVVVNRYKQAPVAKCFIKNFGLTQGALASSVAHDSHNIVAVGVDDASLAKAINAVIAAKGGVSAVDATHTHCVALPVAGLMSDDDGYAIAAAYSNIDAFSKNALGSTLQSPFMTLSFMALLVIPHLKLSDLGLFDGDSFSFL from the coding sequence ATGGCTGCGGAGAAAAGCATACAGGGACAATTTGTAGACATCTGGAAAGAGCAGGTTTATCCTGCAAGTATTACCATTGCCGATGGTAAGATTCTTCGTGTTGAGGCTTTGTCGAGCTTAGCACCCGATGCGCCCTATATCATTCCCGGCTTTATCGACAGCCATGTGCATGTGGAAAGCAGTATGCTGGTACCCAGCGAATTTGCGCGTTTGGCAGTCGTGCATGGCACGGTAGGTACGGTAAGCGATCCACACGAGATTGCCAATGTCTGTGGTATGGAAGGTGTGCGCTTCATGATTAATAATGGTAAGCAAACCCCTTTCAAATTTTTCTTTGGCGCACCCAGTTGTGTACCGGCCACTGTATTTGAAACAGCAGGCGCCAGCTTGAATAGCACTGAAGTAGCTACGCTGTTAAATGAGCCGGATATTCTCTACCTGAGTGAGATGATGAATTTCCCCGGCGTACTCTTCAAAGACCCCGAAGTAATGGAAAAAATTGCTGCAGCACATGCAGCAGGAAAACCTGTGGACGGACATGCACCGGGCTTGCGCGGTGAACAGGCCAAACAATATATTGACGCAGGCATCTCTACCGATCATGAATGCTTTACCAAAGAAGAAGCTTTGGATAAACTGCAATACGGCATGAAGATCATCATCCGTGAAGGCAGTGCGGCCAAGAATTTTGAAGCATTGATTGATTTGCTGCATGAATATCCTGATCATATTCTTTTCTGTAGTGATGATAAACATCCGGATAGTTTGGCTGTATCACACATCAATGCACTTTGCGCACGCGCAGTTACGAAAGGAATTGATATATTCAAAGTATTGAAAGCAGCTTGCGTGAATCCGGTACTGCATTACAAATTACCAGTTGGCTTATTGCGGGAAGGCGATGCGGCAGATCTGGTATTGGTGAAAGATCTTCAATCATTTGAAGTGACTGCCACTTACATCAATGGCCAGTTGGTTGCTGAAAAGGGACAAAGCTTTATTCCCTCCGTTCCCGTTACGCCCATCAATCAGTTTGATTGCATGCCGATCACGGATGAAGACTTAGTATTACCTGCGGATCAATATCCGCAACAAGATGGATTGATACCGGTGATGGAAGCATTAGACGGACAGCTCATCACCAATAAGCTTTGGTTAGCATCAAAAGCGCAAGACGGCATATTATTAGCACAACCGGAAAAAGATATCCTTAAAATGGTGGTGGTGAACAGATACAAGCAAGCACCGGTGGCCAAATGCTTTATTAAAAACTTTGGTTTAACACAAGGCGCACTCGCATCTTCTGTAGCGCACGACAGCCATAATATTGTGGCTGTTGGCGTGGATGATGCGAGTCTGGCCAAAGCCATTAATGCAGTGATTGCAGCCAAAGGCGGCGTAAGCGCTGTTGATGCTACCCATACACATTGTGTAGCATTACCTGTTGCAGGATTGATGAGTGATGATGATGGCTATGCTATTGCTGCTGCTTATTCCAATATTGATGCATTTAGTAAAAATGCACTGGGCAGTACTTTACAATCGCCCTTCATGACATTAAGCTTTATGGCTTTATTGGTAATCCCACATTTAAAACTGAGTGATCTGGGTTTGTTTGATGGAGATAGCTTCAGTTTTCTGTAG
- a CDS encoding SAM-dependent methyltransferase: MNKAGQVVLIPTFLDEAHLEPIPAYVTAAVKTCTVFFVENEKSARRYLKQLWREMVIDDYKWYAIHKAEDQMKQALLQHLRNGDTIGIISEAGCPGIADPGQILIAAAQENGFAVKPLTGPSSILLALMASGMNGQRFQFHGYLPIDAIERKKVLKELEADSRKRNCTQIFIETPYRNNQLIADVLQACQPNTLFCIAVDITGDAESIRTQPIKAWAQKKPDIHKCPAIFLLQG; encoded by the coding sequence ATGAATAAGGCAGGTCAAGTTGTATTGATTCCTACTTTTCTGGATGAAGCGCATCTGGAACCGATTCCCGCATACGTAACCGCAGCAGTCAAAACTTGCACGGTCTTTTTTGTAGAGAATGAGAAATCAGCCAGAAGATACCTGAAGCAATTATGGCGTGAGATGGTGATTGATGATTACAAGTGGTATGCCATACACAAAGCAGAAGACCAAATGAAGCAAGCATTGCTGCAACATTTGCGCAACGGAGATACCATCGGCATTATCAGCGAAGCAGGATGCCCGGGCATTGCTGATCCCGGACAAATACTCATAGCCGCTGCACAAGAAAATGGCTTTGCGGTAAAACCTTTGACTGGTCCCAGTTCTATTCTATTGGCTTTAATGGCCAGTGGCATGAATGGACAACGATTTCAGTTTCATGGCTATTTACCTATTGATGCCATCGAAAGAAAAAAAGTATTGAAAGAGCTGGAAGCAGATTCACGCAAAAGAAACTGCACACAGATTTTTATTGAAACACCTTATCGCAACAATCAATTGATTGCTGATGTGCTACAGGCTTGTCAGCCCAACACCTTGTTCTGCATTGCAGTTGATATTACTGGTGATGCAGAATCTATTCGCACACAACCCATCAAAGCATGGGCACAAAAAAAGCCGGACATCCATAAATGTCCGGCCATATTCTTGCTACAAGGGTAA